The following DNA comes from Pseudomonas marginalis.
CTGCGCGGGCAATTCGATGCCGAGCACAGCGTATTGCTGGATAACCGCATGCGCGACGGCAAGGCAGGTGTCGAGTTGCTGCAACCCTTTCATGACCAGGCCAGCGGCCTGTGGTTATTGCTCAATCGGGGCTGGTTGCCGTGGCCGGATCGGCGCACCCCGCCCGTCTTCACCACCCCGGATCAGCCTTTAAATCTCGACGCCTGGGTGTATGTCGCGCCCGGCGAAACCTTCCAGCTGCATGCGGACCCCACGACCGCGCAATGGCCGCGCCTGTTGACCGCGTTGCACCCCGCCGCGCTGTGGGCTGAGCTGGGCCGCAACGGTTTTGCCTATGAGCTGCGCACCGAAGCCGGCCCCGGCACGTACGAAACCACCTGGCCCATCGTTGCGATGGGGCCGGAAAAACACTTGGCCTACGCGGTGCAGTGGTTCGCCATGTCCCTGGCGCTACTGGCTCTTTACCTCTACCTCGGATGGCACACCACAAAGGAGAAGCCCCATGGGAACGGCCACGAATCCACTCAACATGTCTGAGGTGCCTGATCGGCGCAAAGGCCGCTGGCAGCTGATGCTGATCCTGCTGATGGTGATCGGTCCGATGGTGCTGGCCACCTTCATGTACAAACTGCAGTTCTGGGTGCCGGACAGTCGCAGCTACCACGGAGAAATGATCGGTAACGGTCAGACCCGCGCCGATATTGGCGTGCAGGCCGATGAACAGCGCTGGCAGTTGCTGGTCACCGCGCCTGGCGCCTGCGCCGCCGATTGCCAGCAACTGGTGTACCTCGCGCGCCAGTTGCAGATCGGCCTGGGGCGCGACGCTTCACGCGCCAGCCATGCCTTGGCCAGTGCGCAACCGGTCGCTGCCGACTATGACACCAAGCTCAAGGCCGAATACCCGCAATTGCAGCGCTACTCACTGGATCTCTCGACCTTCACCAAAAACGCCGCCGCGCCGGGCGCTGCGCAACTGTGGATCGTCGACCCCCACGGCAACCTGGTGCTGCGCTACGACGCCAAGGTCAAGGGCAAGGACTTGCTCAATGACCTGCGCCACCTGTTGAAACTGTCGAACATCGGATAAGGGCATCGTCATGGCCAAACCTGGATTTCGCCTCGCGTTGTTTGCCACCCTGCTGGCGCTGATCGTCGTGCTGCTCGGCGCCTACACCCGCCTGACCCACGCCGGCCTCGGTTGCCCGGACTGGCCGGGCTGCTACGGCTTTATCAGCGTGCCGCAAAGCGAGGCCCAGCTGGCCCATGCCGAATTGCATTTTCCCGATACGCCCGTGGAGGCTGACAAGGGCTGGGCGGAGATGACCCATCGCTACTTCGCCGGCACCCTGGGCCTGTTGATTGTGCTGTTGGCGGCGCGTTCGTGGAGCCATCGGCGTGATCCGGGCCAGCCAGTGAAACTGCCGTTGTTTCTGTTGATAGTGGTGTTCGCCCAGGCGGCGTTTGGCATGTGGACGGTGACCTTGAAGCTGTGGCCCCAGGTGGTGACGGGGCACTTGTTGGGCGGCTTTGCGACCTTGAGCCTGTTGTTCCTGCTGACCCTGCGCTTGTCTGGGGTGTTGCCCGCGTTGATCGTGCCCAGGCGCCTGCAATATTGGGCCACGGCGGGTCTGGTGCTGGTGATCGGCCAGATCGCCTTGGGCGGCTGGGTCAGTTCCAACTATGCAGCGGTGGCCTGCATCGATTTGCCCACCTGCCATGGCCAGTGGTGGCCTGCGGCGGACTTTGCCAACGGCTTTCACCTGACCCAGCACATCGGCCCCAATTACCTGGGCGGCCAGCTCGACAGCGACGCGCGCACCGCTATCCACCTGACCCACCGCATCGGTGCAGTGCTGGTCACCCTGGTGCTTGCGGGGCTGGCCTGGCAGCTGCGTGCGGTGGGTATGACGCGGCTCGCGGGCCTGCTGTTGATTGCCCTGGCGGCACAAATCAGCCTGGGCCTGAGCAACGTGTATTTCCACCTGCCGCTGCCGGTTGCGGTCGGCCATAACGCCGGCGGTGCAGCGTTGTTATTGACCCTGGTGCTGGTCAATTACCACGCCCGCACCAGTCTGGTCCGGGTGCGTCACCAGTTGCCCTTCGGCTGGCGCTTCAGCCCGCGCAAACACGTATCGGGCCTCATCACCCTTAAAGGAGAGATGCCATGGCGACCTTGATCGGCGCGCGCCACAGCCAGGCGATCTGGCGCGACTACCTGGAGCTGACCAAGCCGAAAGTGGTGGTGCTGATGCTCATCACCTCCCTGGTCGGCATGTTCCTCGCCACCCGCGCCGGTGTGCCGTGGGCGGTGCTGGTTTTCGGCAACCTGGGGATAGCCCTGTGTGCCGGTGGCGCGGCGGCGGTGAACCATGTGGTGGACCGGCGGATTGATGCGGTGATGGCCCGCACCCATAAGCGACCGTTGGCGGAGGGGCGTGTGTCGCCGGTGGCGGCGCTGGCCTTTGCTTTGTTTCTAGCCGTTGCAGGATTGGCCTTGTTGCTGGCGTTCACCAATCCCCTGGCGGCATGGCTGACGCTGGCTTCGCTGCTCGGTTACGCGGTGGTCTACACCGGTTTTCTCAAGCGTGCGACGCCGCAAAATATTGTCATCGGAGGCCTGGCCGGTGCCGCGCCACCGCTGTTGGGCTGGGTTGCCGTCACCGGCCATGTCAGCGCCGAACCCTTGTTGCTGGTGCTGATCATCTTCGCCTGGACCCCGCCGCACTTCTGGGCCCTGGCCATTCACCGCAAGGAGGAATACGCCAAGGCCGATATCCCGATGCTGCCCGTCACTCACGGCGAGCACTACACCAAGGTGCATATCCTGCTCTATACCTTCGCCCTGTTGGCGGTGAGCCTGATGCCCTATGTGATCCACATGAGCGGCCCGCTCTACCTGGCCTGTGCGCTGGTTTTGGGCGGACGCTTTCTGCAATGGGCCTGGGTGCTGTACCGTGGCGCTCAGCCGCACGCGGCGATCAACACCTTCAAGTACTCTATCTGGTACCTGTTCCTGCTGTTTATCGCCCTGCTCGTAGACCACTACTTACTGTTGAACCTATGACTCGAACTCAAAAAACCGTCTTTATCCTGGTGGCCATCGTCGCGTTGATCATGGGCCTGACCGTTAACAAAGTGCTCTCGGGCAAGGGCCAGGGCGACCCTACCGCGTTGATCGACGCCGGCATCATCCTGCTGCCGCAAAGCCGCCAGCTGCCGCCGGTCAGCATGACCAACCAGGACGGCCAGCCGGTGCGGGTCAACGAGTTGAAAGGCAAGTGGAGCCTGCTGTTCTTCGGCTACACCTTCTGCCCCGACATCTGCCCGACCACCCTCGCCCAACTGCGCCAGATCAAGAGCGAGTTGCCTAAGGAGGCTGTGGATAAGTTGCAGGTAATCCTGGTCAGCGTCGACCCGAACCGCGACACCCCGACCCAGCTCAAGCAGTACCTGGGCTACTTCGACCCGCAATTCGAAGGCCTCGCCGGCGCGAACGTGGAGGATGTGCAGAAGGTCTCGAATGCCGTGAGCATCCCGTTCATCCCGGCAGACACCAGCAAGCCCAACTACACCGTCGACCACAGCGGCAACCTGGCGCTGATCGGTCCGGATGGTACCCAGCGCGGCTTTATCCGTGCGCCGTTGAACAACCAGAAGCTGGTGGCGCAACTGCCAGGGCTGTTGCAGCGCAAGTAACAAGGCAATACACAACACATGTGGGAGGGGGTAAGCCCCCTCCCACATTTTTTGATCTCCAGCGTGTTGGAGACCGAGTCGGATCAGAACGCCGGCAGGATCGCGCCTTTGTACTTCTCTTGGATGAATTGCTTCACCTCAGGGGTGTGCAGGGCTGCAATCAGCTTCTTCATCGCGTCCGAATCCTGGTTGTCTTCGCGGCTCACGAGGATGTTCACGTAAGGCGAGTCATTGCCTTCGATCACCAGGGCGTCCTTGGACGGGTCCAGCTTGGCTTCCAGCGCATAGTTGGTGTTGATCAGCGCCAGGTCGACCTGGGTCAGCACGCGCGGCAGGGTGGCGGCTTCGAGTTCGCGGAATTTCAGGTTTTTCGGGTTTTCGGTGATGTCCTTGATGGTCGACAGGATGTTGGTCGGGTCCTTCAGGGTGATCAGGTTGTGCTTGGCCAGCAGCAACAGCGCGCGGCCACCGTTGGTGGCGTCGTTCGGGATCACCACGTTGGCGCCGTCAGGCAGGTCTTCCAGTTTTTTGTACTTGCTGGAGTAAGCGCCCAGGGGCTCCAGGTGCACAGCGCCGACGCTCACCAGGTGAGTGCCTTTGGCTTTGTTGAATTCATCCAGGTATGGCTGGTGCTGGAAGAAGTTCGCGTCCAGGCGCTTTTCCGCTACCTGGACGTTGGGCTGTACGTAATCGGTGAAGACTTTGACTTGCAGGTCCACGCCTTCTTTGGCGAGGGCAGGTTTCACGAATTCCAGGATTTCCGCGTGGGGCACCGGCGAGGCAGCGACTTTCAGGGTCTCGGCGGCGTGGGCGGAAAACGCGGCAACGGCGGCGAAAGCAACCAGTAGTTTTTTCATCCAACAAGCTCCTTGTTCGGGCATGTGCCGGCTTTTGACCGGCAATGGCCGTTATTTTCGAGAAAAGTGCACCACCAGCTTGTCGCCGACGGTTTGCAGAATTTGCACCAGGATCAACAGCATTACCACGGTGACCACCATCACATCGGTCTGGAAGCGCTGGTAACCGAAACGGATCGCCAGGTCACCCAGGCCTCCGGCACCGACGACACCGGCCATGGCCGTGTAGGACACCAGGGTAATCGCCGTCACCGTTATCGCCGCGAAGATGCCGGGGCGTGCCTCGGGCAGCAGCGCGTTGATGATGATCTGGCGGGTGCTGGCCCCCATGGACTGGGTGGCCTCGATGATGCCGCGGTCCACTTCACGCAAGGCGGTTTCCACCAGGCGCGCGAAGAATGGCGTGGCCCCTACGACCAGCGGCGGGATCGCGCCCGCTACGCCCAGGGAGGTACCGGTGATCAGCACGGTGAACGGGATCATCACGATCAGCAGGATGATGAACGGCAGCGAGCGCAGGATGTTCACGACCAGCGACAGCAGCGCGTACAGGCCTTTTTGCTCGAACAGCTGGCGTGGGCTGGTCAGGAACAGCAGCACGCCTAAAGGCAGGCCCAATACCACGGTGAAAAACAGCGAACCGAACAGCATGATCATGGTGTCGCCGGTGGCGAGCCAGATTTCGGACCAGTCGATATTGGCGAAGAAACTCAAGAAAACGTCCATCAGCGCAGCACCTCCATGTGGACGTCTGCGGCGGTAAAGCGGGCAAAGGCCGCTTCCATGTCACCGCCGGTGACCGCAAGGGTCAGTTGCCCGTAGGGGATGTCTTTGATGCGGTCGATGCGGCCGGCGAGGATGCTGTAGTCCACCCCCGTTTCGCGGGCGACGGTACCCAGCAATGGCGCGTAGGTCGCTTCACCCTGGAACGTCAGCCGTACGATGCGACCCGGTACATGGGCGAAGTCATCACGCTGCTCGCCTTCATCGACCTGCTCGGCTTCCTGCACAAAACGCTTGGTGGTCGGGTGCTTGGGGTGCAGGAACACGTCGGCCACCGAGCCTTGCTCGACGATCACGCCGGCGTCCATCACGGCTACCTGGTCACACACGCGGCGGATCACATCCATTTCATGGGTGATCAGCACGATGGTCAGTTTCAACTCGCGATTGATCTCGGCCAGCAATTGCAGGACCGAGGCGGTGGTCTGCGGGTCGAGGGCGCTGGTGGCCTCGTCGCATAGCAGGATTTTCGGCTTGGTCGCCAGGGCGCGGGCAATGCCGACGCGCTGCTTCTGGCCACCGGACAACTGCGCCGGGTACTTCCCGGCGTGGTCCGACAGGCCGACGCGGGCAAGTAGCTCGGCGACACGTTGGTCGATGTCCTTGCGCGACAATTCGCCGGCCAGGGTCAGTGGCAAGGCCACATTGTCGGCAACGGTCTTGGACGCCAGCAGGTTGAAGTGCTGGAAGATCATCCCGACCTGCTGGCGGAAACGGCGCAGGCCGTTGGCGTCCAGGGCGGTGACTTCTTCGCCGTCCACCGTGATCTGGCCGCCGCTGGGCTCTTCCAGGCGGTTGATCAGGCGCAGCAGCGTGCTTTTACCTGCACCCGAGTGGCCGATCAGGCCAAACACCTGGCCGTTTTCGACGCGCAGGCTGGTGGGGTACAGCGCGGGAATATCCTTACCGGCGACGCGGTAGGTTTTATGGACGTTTTGAAACTCGATCACGTAGCGAACCTTGTGGGGCGCATTGAAAAGGGATCAGCGGTTAGCCGGGCGCGCATTTTAGCCTGTCCGTATAGCGTTTCTTAGCATTTATTTCGCATTCAACCAGTGATTTGGCAATAACGCGATCAAAGGTCATAAAAAAGGAACGGCAGAAAACCGTGTCAGTCACTACTTAAGCAACTCGATTTCCCAGGTGCCGTGCCTGGGGTTTTGCTCAAACGAGCCGGGGACCGCTCTGGCCACTTTGAATAAGGAGTTTTGACTGATGAGTACCAAGAAGCCAGCCACCCCGTCGAAGAGTGAACTTGCAGGCACCGACACCCTGGACCGTGGCAACACCAACGCCAAGCTGCAAGCCCTGGAGGAATTCCGTTCCGATGCGACCGGCCAGGCCCTGCGTACCAACCAAGGCGTGAAGATCTCCGACAACCAGAACACATTGAAAGTCGGTGCCCGCGGCCCCTCGCTGCTGGAAGACTTCATCATGCGTGAAAAAATCACGCACTTTGACCATGAGCGTATCCCCGAGCGCATCGTGCATGCCCGGGGCACCGGCGCCCATGGCTATTTCCAGACCTATGAAAACCATTCCGCGCTGAGCAAGGCAGGTTTCCTGCGTAACCCCGAGCATAAAACCCCGGTGTTCGTGCGTTTCTCCACCGTGCAGGGCCCGCGTGGCTCGGGCGATACGGTGCGTGACGTGCGCGGTTTCGCGGTGAAGTTCTTCACCGACGAGGGCAACTTCGACCTGGTCGGCAACAACATGCCGGTGTTTTTCATTCAGGATGCGATCAAGTTTCCCGACTTCGTGCATGCGGTAAAACCTGAGCCACACAACGAAATTCCTACCGGCGGCTCGGCCCACGATACGTTCTGGGATTTTGTTTCGTTGCAGCCGGAGTCGGCGCACATGGTGATCTGGGCGATGTCTGACCGCGCCATTCCAAAAAGCCTGCGTGCCATGCAGGGGTTTGGCATTCACACCTTCCGCTTGATCAATACCGAAGGTAAGTCCAGCTTTGTGAAGTTCCACTGGCACCCGAAGGTCGGCACCTGTTCCCTGGTGTGGGACGAAGCGCAAAAGCTTGCCGGTAAAGATACCGATTACCACCGCCGTGACCTGTGGGAAGCGATTGAAAGCGGCGATTACCCTGAGTGGGAGCTGGGTGTGCAGATCGTTGCGGAAGAAGACGAGCATAAGTTCGACTTTGACCTGCTCGATCCGACCAAGATCATCCCCGAGGAACTGGTGCCGATCACGCCGCTGGGCAAGATGGTGCTGAACCGTAACCCGGATAACTTCTTTGCCGAAGTCGAGCAGGTCGCGTTTTGCCCGGGCCACATCGTGCCGGGTATCGACTTCACCAACGACCCGTTGCTGCAAGGTCGTCTGTTTTCCTACACGGATACGCAGATCAGCCGTCTCGGCGGTCCGAACTTCCATGAGCTGCCGATCAACCGGCCTGTAGTGCCTTTCCACAATGGCCAGCGCGACGCCCAGCACCGCACCGTGATCGACAAGGGCCGAGCCGCGTACGAGCCGAATTCGATCGATGGTGGTTGGCCGAAAGAAACGCCGCCGGCTGCCCAGGAAGGCGGTTTCGAAACCTATTACGAGCGCGTCGATGCCAATAAGGTGCGTGAGCGCAGTGAGTCGTTTGGCGACCACTTTTCCCAGGCTGCGCTGTTTTTCCACAGCATGAGCCACCACGAGAAAGAGCACATCATAGCGGCCTACAGCTTCGAGTTGGGCAAGGTGGAGCGCGAGTTTATCCGCGCGCGTCAGGTCAACGAGATTCTGGCCAATATCGATCTGGAACTGGCCAAGCGCGTGGCGCAGAACCTTGGTCTGCCGGCGCCGACCAAAGGCACGGTAGCGCCGCGTGAGTCTTCGCTGAAAGAGTCGCCGGCATTGAGCCAGGTGAACCTGCTGTCCGGCGATATCAAGACGCGCAAAGTCGCGATTCTCGCGGCTGACGGTGTGGATGGCGCGGCAATCGATGCGCTGAAAAAAGCACTGGCTGCAGAAGGTGCCCATGCCAAGTTGCTGGGGCCGACCTCGGCGCCGGTGAAGACGGCGGATGGCAAGCGCCTGCCGGTGGATGCGTCGATGGAAGGCATGCCGTCGATTGCGTTTGACGCCGTATTTATTCCAGGCGGAAAAGAGTCGGTTAAAGCACTGAGCGGTGATGGTGTGGCATTGCATTACGTTCTGGAAGCCTACAAACACCTGAAGGCGATTGCGGTTGCCAGTGACGTGAAGCCACTGCTGGATCTGCTGAAGCTGGAGACGGATGCGGGGTTGATCGTGGGTTCGGATGCGAAAGCGTTCAAGGCGTTTTTTGCCGCGATTGCACAGCATCGGGTTTGGGATCGTGAGCCGAAGGCTAAGGCGATTCCGGCCTGATTTTTTGGTTGTTTGTTAGATCGCCATCGGGGGGGCAAGTCGAATCGTCGCACCGCCCCGATGCTTTATTCCGCCTTGCGCGGGATCAGCACAACCTGCGCCGGAATATGTTTCAGAATCTGCCGGTGAATCTTCAGGTCATACCCTGAATCAATACGCTTCACCCGTTTGGTCAGCAACGTGGCCAGCCACGGGTAATCCTGGGTGCGCGGCGCCTGGATCGTCACATCGCACTGGTAATTCACCACGTCGGTGGCAATCGCATCCAGTTGATGGCGCAGCGCTTCAATATCAGTAAGGTTCAGCGCCACGGTGGTGCTTGGCGCGGCCGGGTCGATGACCTTGGCAGCGGGCTTGGCTTCGGCGGCCTTGAGGGCCTCTTCGGCTTTATCCAGCTCGACTTTACGGGCGTGGGTGATGGCGCTGTTGACGCCACCGGTCAGCGCCGGCGCCTTGGGCATCAGCGCGCGGGCACGGCTCAGGGCGGTGGCGGCGGCGTTTACATCGCCTTTTTGCAGCACAATCTGGCTGCGCTGCAGGTAAGCCTCGGCCAATTGACGTTGGTAGGGCTCCAGCGTCGGGTCATTGGGCGACTGGGCCTGCAGCGCGGCCAGTTGGTCTTCGGCGGTGGCCAGCTCACTGCTGGCCAGGTTTTGCTCCAGCTGCGCGATGGCCGCAGCACGCGGATCCGGGGCCTCTGGGGCGGCGGGCGGTGTGCTTTGACAGGCGCCCAGCAGCAGGGAAAACGCGGCAAGGAGCAGATAACGGGAGGTGAACAACTTCATTCCTGCGACTCTCTATTTGCGCAAAAAGCGAGCAAGTCTACACCCCTCGACGGGGCAGGACAAAACTCAGCAGAAACAGGGCGGCCGCCGTGACTACGATCGACGGTCCGGCCGGTGTGTCCTTGAACCATGACAACGCCAGGCCCCCGCACACTGCCAGCATCCCCAACAGGCTGGCACCGATTGCCATCTGCTCCGGCGAGCGGGCGTGGCGCTGGGCGGCGGCGGCCGGAATGATCAACAGCGATGTGATCAACAATACGCCGACAATCTTCATCGCGACAGCGATCACCACGGCAATCAGCAGCATCAGGGCCATGCGCAACGCTGGTACGGGCAAACCTTCGACCCTGGCCAGTTCTTCATGCACCGTGATGGCCAGCAGTGGGCGCCACAGGGCGACCAATAGCACCAATACTGCGGCGCTGCCGCCGAGAATCCAGGCAAGATCGGTGGGGCTGATCGCCAGCAGGTCGCCGAACAGATAGGCCATCAGGTCGATGCGCACTTCATGCATAAAGCTCAGCACCACCAGGCCCAGGGACAGCGTGCTCGGCGCCAGGATGCCCAACAGGGTGTCCGAGGCCAGTGGCTGGCGCTGTTGCAGGGTCACCA
Coding sequences within:
- a CDS encoding SURF1 family protein, yielding MKTSIASAMKRFRPGIAPTVVVMILLPLMVGLGVWQLSRGHEKQLLVDSYAERRAAEPISSVQLGDMADPAFRRVHLRGQFDAEHSVLLDNRMRDGKAGVELLQPFHDQASGLWLLLNRGWLPWPDRRTPPVFTTPDQPLNLDAWVYVAPGETFQLHADPTTAQWPRLLTALHPAALWAELGRNGFAYELRTEAGPGTYETTWPIVAMGPEKHLAYAVQWFAMSLALLALYLYLGWHTTKEKPHGNGHESTQHV
- a CDS encoding COX15/CtaA family protein yields the protein MAKPGFRLALFATLLALIVVLLGAYTRLTHAGLGCPDWPGCYGFISVPQSEAQLAHAELHFPDTPVEADKGWAEMTHRYFAGTLGLLIVLLAARSWSHRRDPGQPVKLPLFLLIVVFAQAAFGMWTVTLKLWPQVVTGHLLGGFATLSLLFLLTLRLSGVLPALIVPRRLQYWATAGLVLVIGQIALGGWVSSNYAAVACIDLPTCHGQWWPAADFANGFHLTQHIGPNYLGGQLDSDARTAIHLTHRIGAVLVTLVLAGLAWQLRAVGMTRLAGLLLIALAAQISLGLSNVYFHLPLPVAVGHNAGGAALLLTLVLVNYHARTSLVRVRHQLPFGWRFSPRKHVSGLITLKGEMPWRP
- the cyoE gene encoding heme o synthase codes for the protein MATLIGARHSQAIWRDYLELTKPKVVVLMLITSLVGMFLATRAGVPWAVLVFGNLGIALCAGGAAAVNHVVDRRIDAVMARTHKRPLAEGRVSPVAALAFALFLAVAGLALLLAFTNPLAAWLTLASLLGYAVVYTGFLKRATPQNIVIGGLAGAAPPLLGWVAVTGHVSAEPLLLVLIIFAWTPPHFWALAIHRKEEYAKADIPMLPVTHGEHYTKVHILLYTFALLAVSLMPYVIHMSGPLYLACALVLGGRFLQWAWVLYRGAQPHAAINTFKYSIWYLFLLFIALLVDHYLLLNL
- a CDS encoding SCO family protein, producing MTRTQKTVFILVAIVALIMGLTVNKVLSGKGQGDPTALIDAGIILLPQSRQLPPVSMTNQDGQPVRVNELKGKWSLLFFGYTFCPDICPTTLAQLRQIKSELPKEAVDKLQVILVSVDPNRDTPTQLKQYLGYFDPQFEGLAGANVEDVQKVSNAVSIPFIPADTSKPNYTVDHSGNLALIGPDGTQRGFIRAPLNNQKLVAQLPGLLQRK
- a CDS encoding MetQ/NlpA family ABC transporter substrate-binding protein, yielding MKKLLVAFAAVAAFSAHAAETLKVAASPVPHAEILEFVKPALAKEGVDLQVKVFTDYVQPNVQVAEKRLDANFFQHQPYLDEFNKAKGTHLVSVGAVHLEPLGAYSSKYKKLEDLPDGANVVIPNDATNGGRALLLLAKHNLITLKDPTNILSTIKDITENPKNLKFRELEAATLPRVLTQVDLALINTNYALEAKLDPSKDALVIEGNDSPYVNILVSREDNQDSDAMKKLIAALHTPEVKQFIQEKYKGAILPAF
- a CDS encoding methionine ABC transporter permease, whose translation is MDVFLSFFANIDWSEIWLATGDTMIMLFGSLFFTVVLGLPLGVLLFLTSPRQLFEQKGLYALLSLVVNILRSLPFIILLIVMIPFTVLITGTSLGVAGAIPPLVVGATPFFARLVETALREVDRGIIEATQSMGASTRQIIINALLPEARPGIFAAITVTAITLVSYTAMAGVVGAGGLGDLAIRFGYQRFQTDVMVVTVVMLLILVQILQTVGDKLVVHFSRK
- a CDS encoding methionine ABC transporter ATP-binding protein, which codes for MIEFQNVHKTYRVAGKDIPALYPTSLRVENGQVFGLIGHSGAGKSTLLRLINRLEEPSGGQITVDGEEVTALDANGLRRFRQQVGMIFQHFNLLASKTVADNVALPLTLAGELSRKDIDQRVAELLARVGLSDHAGKYPAQLSGGQKQRVGIARALATKPKILLCDEATSALDPQTTASVLQLLAEINRELKLTIVLITHEMDVIRRVCDQVAVMDAGVIVEQGSVADVFLHPKHPTTKRFVQEAEQVDEGEQRDDFAHVPGRIVRLTFQGEATYAPLLGTVARETGVDYSILAGRIDRIKDIPYGQLTLAVTGGDMEAAFARFTAADVHMEVLR
- the katE gene encoding catalase HPII gives rise to the protein MSTKKPATPSKSELAGTDTLDRGNTNAKLQALEEFRSDATGQALRTNQGVKISDNQNTLKVGARGPSLLEDFIMREKITHFDHERIPERIVHARGTGAHGYFQTYENHSALSKAGFLRNPEHKTPVFVRFSTVQGPRGSGDTVRDVRGFAVKFFTDEGNFDLVGNNMPVFFIQDAIKFPDFVHAVKPEPHNEIPTGGSAHDTFWDFVSLQPESAHMVIWAMSDRAIPKSLRAMQGFGIHTFRLINTEGKSSFVKFHWHPKVGTCSLVWDEAQKLAGKDTDYHRRDLWEAIESGDYPEWELGVQIVAEEDEHKFDFDLLDPTKIIPEELVPITPLGKMVLNRNPDNFFAEVEQVAFCPGHIVPGIDFTNDPLLQGRLFSYTDTQISRLGGPNFHELPINRPVVPFHNGQRDAQHRTVIDKGRAAYEPNSIDGGWPKETPPAAQEGGFETYYERVDANKVRERSESFGDHFSQAALFFHSMSHHEKEHIIAAYSFELGKVEREFIRARQVNEILANIDLELAKRVAQNLGLPAPTKGTVAPRESSLKESPALSQVNLLSGDIKTRKVAILAADGVDGAAIDALKKALAAEGAHAKLLGPTSAPVKTADGKRLPVDASMEGMPSIAFDAVFIPGGKESVKALSGDGVALHYVLEAYKHLKAIAVASDVKPLLDLLKLETDAGLIVGSDAKAFKAFFAAIAQHRVWDREPKAKAIPA
- a CDS encoding PA5502 family lipoprotein gives rise to the protein MKLFTSRYLLLAAFSLLLGACQSTPPAAPEAPDPRAAAIAQLEQNLASSELATAEDQLAALQAQSPNDPTLEPYQRQLAEAYLQRSQIVLQKGDVNAAATALSRARALMPKAPALTGGVNSAITHARKVELDKAEEALKAAEAKPAAKVIDPAAPSTTVALNLTDIEALRHQLDAIATDVVNYQCDVTIQAPRTQDYPWLATLLTKRVKRIDSGYDLKIHRQILKHIPAQVVLIPRKAE
- the znuB gene encoding zinc ABC transporter permease subunit ZnuB codes for the protein MADFLLYALLAGLALALVAGPLGSFVVWRRMAYFGDTLSHAALLGVAMGFLLDVSPTIAVTVGCLLLAVLLVTLQQRQPLASDTLLGILAPSTLSLGLVVLSFMHEVRIDLMAYLFGDLLAISPTDLAWILGGSAAVLVLLVALWRPLLAITVHEELARVEGLPVPALRMALMLLIAVVIAVAMKIVGVLLITSLLIIPAAAAQRHARSPEQMAIGASLLGMLAVCGGLALSWFKDTPAGPSIVVTAAALFLLSFVLPRRGV